The Oreochromis niloticus isolate F11D_XX linkage group LG15, O_niloticus_UMD_NMBU, whole genome shotgun sequence genome includes a region encoding these proteins:
- the gpatch2 gene encoding G patch domain-containing protein 2 isoform X1 yields the protein MFRAANLKTIGKAGTGWHFRRTMDELVHDLVSALEESSEQAARGGFGDGGDHALAVGCLLKRQARKRRGRKRRSDNPHPPWETGHLSEGSESSVEEHKDYRASTGAVSAANSHARDNSDSDEQLGPKRRIPYTADMGRSKRPLWPDDLGVLGSAEGTRSLRRRRKVKRMAVDPPIDPEPPTSTMLGPPPVPKARVGGKPHRLGASEGRGAMEFCGGGLVEPSGNKNRVKKRKLATHRLGVEAADEGVVVESEDPVCSPTDGSKDKMELEEQKGSDEDMSDRCETSSVSNSSDGGLYTNDEGRQGDDEQSDWFYEGEPGSGPGPGGACGIAGVVPWWERETGSEELDLADPVFNSILTGSFPLMSPGAQRGFQARLSRLHGSHQAPEAGLQGPSSQGFSERLSRQTQDTHEPWFSSGSRREHGQLHWDPLSDRGHRRTCSVKTASRQTSGHLGSLCTGDIKRRRKAAPLGSTAPSGVVGENAPPIPETNMGNRMLQTMGWSPGMGLGPEGRGITEPIRATQRPKGTGLGFS from the exons ATGTTCCGTGCAGCTAATCTAAAAACCATCGGCAAAGCGGGAACTGGCTG GCACTTTCGCCGAACGATGGACGAGCTGGTCCATGACCTGGTGTCAGCGCTGGAGGAGAGCTCAGAGCAAGCTGCCCGTGGTGGTTTTGGTGATGGAGGTGACCATGCACTAGCAGTGGGCTGTCTGCTAAAGAGACAGGCTCGGAAGCGAAGGGGTAGGAAACGACGCTCAGACAACCCACATCCACCGTGGGAGACGGGCCACCTCAGTGAGGGTTCAGAGTCCAGTGTGGAGGAACATAAG GACTACCGTGCCAGTACAGGAGCTGTCTCTGCTGCCAATAGCCATGCCCGTGACAACAGTGACTCAGATGAGCAACTTGGCCCCAAACGGCGAATCCCCTACACAGCCGACATGGGGCGAAGTAAACGGCCGCTCTGGCCGGATGACCTAGGTGTCCTGGGCTCAGCAGAGGGGACTCGAAGCCTTAGGCGACGACGTAAGGTCAAACGCATGGCTGTGGACCCACCCATAGATCCAGAACCTCCCACCTCCACTATGCTTGGGCCACCGCCTGTACCCAAAGCCCGTGTTGGTGGCAAGCCACATAGACTGGGTGCAAGTGAGGGGAGAGGTGCCATGGAGTTCTGCGGAGGTGGACTGGTAGAGCCAagtggaaacaaaaacagagtaaaAAAGAGGAAACTGGCGACACACCGGCTGGGAGTGGAAGCTGCGGATGAAGGGGTTGTGGTGGAGAGTGAAGACCCCGTCTGTTCTCCAACAGACGGGTCCAAAGACAAGATGGAGCTGGAGGAGCAAAAGGGCTCGGATGAGGACATGAGTGACAGGTG TGAGACCAGCAGTGTGAGTAACAGCAGTGATGGAGGCCTCTATACGAATGATGAGGGGAGGCAAG GTGACGATGAACAGAGTGACTGGTTCTACGAGGGCGAGCCGGGCTCCGGTCCGGGGCCCGGGGGTGCTTGTGGGATAGCAGGAGTTGTTCCCTGGTGGGAGAGGGAGACTGGGTCAGAGGAGCTAGATCTAGCGGACCCCGTCTTTAACAGCATTCTCACTGGATCCTTCCCACTCATGAGCCCTGGTGCACAGAGAG GTTTCCAAGCCCGGTTGAGCCGCCTTCACGGCAGCCATCAGGCACCTGAGGCAGGGCTCCAGGGGCCCTCCAGTCAGGGCTTCAGCGAAAGATTGAGCAGACAAACTCAGGACACCCACGA GCCTTGGTTCAGCTCAGGCTCAAGGAGAGAACACGGACAG TTGCACTGGGACCCACTCTCAGACAGAGGGCATCGGAGGACCTGCTCAGTAAAAACAGCAAGCAG ACAGACCAGCGGACACCTCGGCTCACTCTGCACAGGGGATATCAAGCGGAGGCGGAAAGCAGCCCCCCTTGGTTCCACTGCACCCTCAG GAGTGGTCGGGGAGAACGCACCTCCAATCCCTGAGACCAACATGGGGAACCGCATGCTGCAAACCATGGGTTGGAGTCCTGGGATGGGCCTGGGTCCTGAGGGAAGAGGCATTACCGAGCCAATCCGGGCCACCCAGAGACCTAAAGGCACGGGTTTGGGTTTCAGCTGA
- the gpatch2 gene encoding G patch domain-containing protein 2 isoform X3 — MDELVHDLVSALEESSEQAARGGFGDGGDHALAVGCLLKRQARKRRGRKRRSDNPHPPWETGHLSEGSESSVEEHKDYRASTGAVSAANSHARDNSDSDEQLGPKRRIPYTADMGRSKRPLWPDDLGVLGSAEGTRSLRRRRKVKRMAVDPPIDPEPPTSTMLGPPPVPKARVGGKPHRLGASEGRGAMEFCGGGLVEPSGNKNRVKKRKLATHRLGVEAADEGVVVESEDPVCSPTDGSKDKMELEEQKGSDEDMSDRCETSSVSNSSDGGLYTNDEGRQGDDEQSDWFYEGEPGSGPGPGGACGIAGVVPWWERETGSEELDLADPVFNSILTGSFPLMSPGAQRGFQARLSRLHGSHQAPEAGLQGPSSQGFSERLSRQTQDTHEPWFSSGSRREHGQLHWDPLSDRGHRRTCSVKTASRQTSGHLGSLCTGDIKRRRKAAPLGSTAPSGVVGENAPPIPETNMGNRMLQTMGWSPGMGLGPEGRGITEPIRATQRPKGTGLGFS, encoded by the exons ATGGACGAGCTGGTCCATGACCTGGTGTCAGCGCTGGAGGAGAGCTCAGAGCAAGCTGCCCGTGGTGGTTTTGGTGATGGAGGTGACCATGCACTAGCAGTGGGCTGTCTGCTAAAGAGACAGGCTCGGAAGCGAAGGGGTAGGAAACGACGCTCAGACAACCCACATCCACCGTGGGAGACGGGCCACCTCAGTGAGGGTTCAGAGTCCAGTGTGGAGGAACATAAG GACTACCGTGCCAGTACAGGAGCTGTCTCTGCTGCCAATAGCCATGCCCGTGACAACAGTGACTCAGATGAGCAACTTGGCCCCAAACGGCGAATCCCCTACACAGCCGACATGGGGCGAAGTAAACGGCCGCTCTGGCCGGATGACCTAGGTGTCCTGGGCTCAGCAGAGGGGACTCGAAGCCTTAGGCGACGACGTAAGGTCAAACGCATGGCTGTGGACCCACCCATAGATCCAGAACCTCCCACCTCCACTATGCTTGGGCCACCGCCTGTACCCAAAGCCCGTGTTGGTGGCAAGCCACATAGACTGGGTGCAAGTGAGGGGAGAGGTGCCATGGAGTTCTGCGGAGGTGGACTGGTAGAGCCAagtggaaacaaaaacagagtaaaAAAGAGGAAACTGGCGACACACCGGCTGGGAGTGGAAGCTGCGGATGAAGGGGTTGTGGTGGAGAGTGAAGACCCCGTCTGTTCTCCAACAGACGGGTCCAAAGACAAGATGGAGCTGGAGGAGCAAAAGGGCTCGGATGAGGACATGAGTGACAGGTG TGAGACCAGCAGTGTGAGTAACAGCAGTGATGGAGGCCTCTATACGAATGATGAGGGGAGGCAAG GTGACGATGAACAGAGTGACTGGTTCTACGAGGGCGAGCCGGGCTCCGGTCCGGGGCCCGGGGGTGCTTGTGGGATAGCAGGAGTTGTTCCCTGGTGGGAGAGGGAGACTGGGTCAGAGGAGCTAGATCTAGCGGACCCCGTCTTTAACAGCATTCTCACTGGATCCTTCCCACTCATGAGCCCTGGTGCACAGAGAG GTTTCCAAGCCCGGTTGAGCCGCCTTCACGGCAGCCATCAGGCACCTGAGGCAGGGCTCCAGGGGCCCTCCAGTCAGGGCTTCAGCGAAAGATTGAGCAGACAAACTCAGGACACCCACGA GCCTTGGTTCAGCTCAGGCTCAAGGAGAGAACACGGACAG TTGCACTGGGACCCACTCTCAGACAGAGGGCATCGGAGGACCTGCTCAGTAAAAACAGCAAGCAG ACAGACCAGCGGACACCTCGGCTCACTCTGCACAGGGGATATCAAGCGGAGGCGGAAAGCAGCCCCCCTTGGTTCCACTGCACCCTCAG GAGTGGTCGGGGAGAACGCACCTCCAATCCCTGAGACCAACATGGGGAACCGCATGCTGCAAACCATGGGTTGGAGTCCTGGGATGGGCCTGGGTCCTGAGGGAAGAGGCATTACCGAGCCAATCCGGGCCACCCAGAGACCTAAAGGCACGGGTTTGGGTTTCAGCTGA
- the gpatch2 gene encoding G patch domain-containing protein 2 isoform X2, producing the protein MFRAANLKTIGKAGTGWHFRRTMDELVHDLVSALEESSEQAARGGFGDGGDHALAVGCLLKRQARKRRGRKRRSDNPHPPWETGHLSEGSESSVEEHKDYRASTGAVSAANSHARDNSDSDEQLGPKRRIPYTADMGRSKRPLWPDDLGVLGSAEGTRSLRRRRKVKRMAVDPPIDPEPPTSTMLGPPPVPKARVGGKPHRLGASEGRGAMEFCGGGLVEPSGNKNRVKKRKLATHRLGVEAADEGVVVESEDPVCSPTDGSKDKMELEEQKGSDEDMSDSETSSVSNSSDGGLYTNDEGRQGDDEQSDWFYEGEPGSGPGPGGACGIAGVVPWWERETGSEELDLADPVFNSILTGSFPLMSPGAQRGFQARLSRLHGSHQAPEAGLQGPSSQGFSERLSRQTQDTHEPWFSSGSRREHGQLHWDPLSDRGHRRTCSVKTASRQTSGHLGSLCTGDIKRRRKAAPLGSTAPSGVVGENAPPIPETNMGNRMLQTMGWSPGMGLGPEGRGITEPIRATQRPKGTGLGFS; encoded by the exons ATGTTCCGTGCAGCTAATCTAAAAACCATCGGCAAAGCGGGAACTGGCTG GCACTTTCGCCGAACGATGGACGAGCTGGTCCATGACCTGGTGTCAGCGCTGGAGGAGAGCTCAGAGCAAGCTGCCCGTGGTGGTTTTGGTGATGGAGGTGACCATGCACTAGCAGTGGGCTGTCTGCTAAAGAGACAGGCTCGGAAGCGAAGGGGTAGGAAACGACGCTCAGACAACCCACATCCACCGTGGGAGACGGGCCACCTCAGTGAGGGTTCAGAGTCCAGTGTGGAGGAACATAAG GACTACCGTGCCAGTACAGGAGCTGTCTCTGCTGCCAATAGCCATGCCCGTGACAACAGTGACTCAGATGAGCAACTTGGCCCCAAACGGCGAATCCCCTACACAGCCGACATGGGGCGAAGTAAACGGCCGCTCTGGCCGGATGACCTAGGTGTCCTGGGCTCAGCAGAGGGGACTCGAAGCCTTAGGCGACGACGTAAGGTCAAACGCATGGCTGTGGACCCACCCATAGATCCAGAACCTCCCACCTCCACTATGCTTGGGCCACCGCCTGTACCCAAAGCCCGTGTTGGTGGCAAGCCACATAGACTGGGTGCAAGTGAGGGGAGAGGTGCCATGGAGTTCTGCGGAGGTGGACTGGTAGAGCCAagtggaaacaaaaacagagtaaaAAAGAGGAAACTGGCGACACACCGGCTGGGAGTGGAAGCTGCGGATGAAGGGGTTGTGGTGGAGAGTGAAGACCCCGTCTGTTCTCCAACAGACGGGTCCAAAGACAAGATGGAGCTGGAGGAGCAAAAGGGCTCGGATGAGGACATGAGTGACAG TGAGACCAGCAGTGTGAGTAACAGCAGTGATGGAGGCCTCTATACGAATGATGAGGGGAGGCAAG GTGACGATGAACAGAGTGACTGGTTCTACGAGGGCGAGCCGGGCTCCGGTCCGGGGCCCGGGGGTGCTTGTGGGATAGCAGGAGTTGTTCCCTGGTGGGAGAGGGAGACTGGGTCAGAGGAGCTAGATCTAGCGGACCCCGTCTTTAACAGCATTCTCACTGGATCCTTCCCACTCATGAGCCCTGGTGCACAGAGAG GTTTCCAAGCCCGGTTGAGCCGCCTTCACGGCAGCCATCAGGCACCTGAGGCAGGGCTCCAGGGGCCCTCCAGTCAGGGCTTCAGCGAAAGATTGAGCAGACAAACTCAGGACACCCACGA GCCTTGGTTCAGCTCAGGCTCAAGGAGAGAACACGGACAG TTGCACTGGGACCCACTCTCAGACAGAGGGCATCGGAGGACCTGCTCAGTAAAAACAGCAAGCAG ACAGACCAGCGGACACCTCGGCTCACTCTGCACAGGGGATATCAAGCGGAGGCGGAAAGCAGCCCCCCTTGGTTCCACTGCACCCTCAG GAGTGGTCGGGGAGAACGCACCTCCAATCCCTGAGACCAACATGGGGAACCGCATGCTGCAAACCATGGGTTGGAGTCCTGGGATGGGCCTGGGTCCTGAGGGAAGAGGCATTACCGAGCCAATCCGGGCCACCCAGAGACCTAAAGGCACGGGTTTGGGTTTCAGCTGA